One Sphingomonas sp. SUN039 genomic window carries:
- the murF gene encoding UDP-N-acetylmuramoyl-tripeptide--D-alanyl-D-alanine ligase, with amino-acid sequence MSLWTATAIAAATGGTASADFAATGVAFDSREIGPGDLFVAMPGTDFDGHQFVDGAFGRGAAGAIVSQPVSHPHVLVADTAAALNALGVASRERSKARVAGVTGSVGKTGTKEALAAALARTPDVRVHRSVKSYNNHTGVPLSLARMPADSDYAVFEMGMNHAGEIAALTRMVRPHVAVVTTIAPAHIEFFPTGLDGIADAKGEIFEGLEPDGTAVIPFDSPQRDRLIAAATPHAARIVTFGLGDGADVRARDVIANAGSSTVTATLPGVELCFTVGQAGAHWVSNALAVLAAVQALGADLGAAALALADMEQLAGRGARLDVRVGSGTALVIDESYNANPASMRATLDVLASEPGRKIAVLGAMRELGAESDALHAGLAGDVVAAGVDYALLVGSGMEPLASALEGKAEVRHVADAATADAALASLIAPGDAVLIKGSNSVGLSALVASLKSRTA; translated from the coding sequence GTGAGCTTGTGGACCGCCACCGCCATTGCCGCCGCGACCGGCGGCACCGCATCCGCCGACTTCGCCGCCACCGGCGTCGCGTTCGACAGCCGCGAGATCGGGCCAGGCGATTTGTTCGTCGCGATGCCGGGGACCGATTTCGACGGGCACCAGTTCGTCGACGGGGCGTTCGGGCGTGGCGCGGCGGGCGCGATCGTCTCGCAGCCGGTCAGTCATCCGCATGTTTTGGTCGCCGATACGGCGGCCGCACTGAATGCCCTCGGGGTCGCAAGCCGGGAGCGGAGCAAGGCGAGGGTCGCTGGAGTCACGGGATCGGTCGGCAAGACCGGCACGAAGGAGGCCCTCGCTGCTGCCTTGGCGCGAACGCCGGATGTGCGTGTCCATCGCTCGGTCAAAAGCTACAACAACCATACCGGCGTACCGCTGAGCCTCGCCCGGATGCCCGCCGACAGCGATTACGCGGTGTTCGAAATGGGCATGAACCACGCGGGCGAGATCGCGGCGCTGACGCGGATGGTCCGCCCGCATGTCGCGGTCGTGACGACAATTGCCCCTGCCCATATCGAATTCTTCCCGACCGGGCTTGATGGCATTGCCGATGCCAAGGGCGAGATTTTCGAGGGGCTGGAACCGGACGGCACGGCGGTGATCCCGTTCGACAGCCCGCAACGCGACCGCCTGATTGCGGCGGCCACGCCCCATGCCGCGAGGATCGTCACCTTCGGATTGGGTGACGGCGCGGACGTCCGCGCGCGCGATGTCATCGCCAATGCCGGGAGCAGCACGGTGACGGCGACGCTGCCGGGGGTCGAGCTATGCTTTACGGTCGGGCAGGCAGGGGCGCACTGGGTGTCGAACGCGCTCGCGGTGCTCGCTGCCGTGCAAGCACTGGGGGCAGACCTCGGTGCTGCGGCGCTGGCTCTTGCCGATATGGAGCAGCTGGCCGGACGCGGTGCGCGGCTGGATGTGCGCGTGGGGAGCGGCACCGCGCTGGTTATCGACGAAAGCTATAATGCCAACCCCGCCTCGATGCGCGCGACGCTCGATGTGCTGGCAAGCGAACCGGGTCGCAAGATCGCGGTGCTCGGCGCGATGCGCGAACTGGGAGCGGAAAGCGATGCGCTCCATGCGGGCCTTGCCGGCGATGTCGTGGCAGCGGGCGTCGATTATGCACTGCTCGTCGGCAGCGGAATGGAACCGCTTGCCAGCGCGCTTGAGGGCAAAGCCGAAGTGCGCCATGTGGCCGACGCGGCGACCGCGGACGCCGCCCTTGCCAGCCTGATCGCCCCCGGGGATGCGGTCCTGATCAAGGGATCGAATTCGGTCGGGCTGTCCGCGCTCGTCGCGTCGCTGAAATCAAGGACGGCCTAG
- a CDS encoding UDP-N-acetylmuramoyl-L-alanyl-D-glutamate--2,6-diaminopimelate ligase, which translates to MELGTLLGTDASGAVTGFALDHRKVAPGTVFGAFKGARFNGEDFIPAAVAAGAIAVVTRPGVPVDGAVAVYADEPRRRFALLAGQFFAPFPATCVAVTGTNGKTSTVELTRQLWRMAGHHAASIGTLGVTTAGETVTTGLTTPDVVTFLSNMAGLAREGVTHAAFEASSHGLDQYRTEGLPVRAAGFTNLSRDHLDYHGDMAAYLTAKLRLFSEVVDGDGTAVVWQDDEASDRAIDLAHARGLKLIGVGARGATIKLIDRTPGRLGQTLTLGYEGSEIKVSLPLIGAYQAANALMAAGLVIATGGDAGQTLANLSRVQGVRGRLERACITPKGAPVYVDYAHTPDALAAAISALKPHAIGRLILVMGAGGDRDAGKRPEMGLIAEAMADRVIVTDDNPRHEDPALIRAAILSKAPEATEIADRRAAIAAAIAEAGAEDIVLIAGKGHETGQKVGDLVLPFDDVEVARECAL; encoded by the coding sequence GTGGAACTGGGCACTCTCCTCGGCACAGACGCGTCGGGTGCCGTTACCGGCTTCGCGCTCGACCACCGGAAAGTCGCGCCCGGCACGGTTTTCGGCGCGTTCAAGGGCGCGCGCTTCAACGGCGAGGATTTCATTCCGGCAGCAGTTGCCGCCGGTGCCATTGCGGTGGTGACCCGGCCCGGCGTGCCCGTCGACGGCGCAGTGGCGGTGTACGCCGACGAGCCCCGCCGCCGGTTCGCCCTGCTTGCCGGACAGTTTTTTGCGCCTTTCCCGGCTACTTGCGTGGCGGTCACGGGGACCAATGGCAAGACATCCACTGTCGAACTGACCCGTCAGCTGTGGCGGATGGCGGGGCATCATGCCGCGAGCATCGGCACGCTGGGCGTCACGACGGCGGGCGAGACGGTGACCACGGGCTTGACCACACCCGATGTCGTGACGTTCCTGTCGAACATGGCGGGGCTGGCGCGCGAGGGCGTGACTCATGCTGCGTTCGAGGCATCGAGCCACGGCCTCGACCAGTATCGCACCGAAGGGCTGCCGGTGCGGGCGGCGGGATTTACGAATCTGTCGCGCGACCACCTCGACTATCACGGCGATATGGCCGCGTATCTGACGGCCAAGCTGCGGCTGTTTTCCGAAGTCGTCGATGGCGACGGCACGGCGGTCGTCTGGCAGGACGACGAGGCATCGGACCGCGCCATTGATCTGGCGCATGCGCGCGGGCTGAAGCTGATCGGCGTTGGCGCGCGGGGGGCGACGATCAAGCTGATCGACCGGACACCGGGTCGGCTCGGCCAGACGCTGACCCTGGGATATGAGGGGAGCGAGATCAAAGTCTCGCTGCCGCTGATCGGTGCCTATCAGGCCGCGAACGCGCTGATGGCAGCGGGACTGGTGATCGCGACCGGCGGCGATGCCGGCCAGACGCTTGCCAATCTGTCGCGGGTCCAGGGGGTGCGCGGGCGGCTGGAACGCGCATGCATCACGCCCAAAGGCGCGCCGGTCTATGTCGATTACGCGCACACGCCCGATGCGCTGGCGGCGGCAATTTCGGCACTGAAGCCGCATGCTATCGGGCGGTTGATCCTGGTGATGGGCGCGGGCGGCGACCGCGACGCGGGCAAGCGGCCCGAAATGGGCCTGATTGCCGAAGCGATGGCCGACCGCGTGATCGTGACCGACGACAACCCCCGCCACGAAGATCCTGCGCTGATCCGCGCCGCGATCCTGTCGAAAGCACCCGAAGCCACCGAAATCGCCGACCGCCGCGCCGCCATCGCCGCCGCCATCGCCGAAGCCGGGGCGGAAGACATCGTGCTGATCGCGGGCAAGGGGCATGAAACCGGCCAGAAAGTCGGCGACCTCGTCCTGCCGTTCGACGACGTCGAAGTGGCGCGGGAATGCGCGCTGTGA